The Passer domesticus isolate bPasDom1 chromosome 15, bPasDom1.hap1, whole genome shotgun sequence nucleotide sequence TGTGGGCTGCTAAATATTCCTTCTTTAACATGCAAAACACACTTCCACACATAGTTACAGGAGCAAGGCTggctctggtgctgctgtgATGGGTGAACCATCCCTTCTCTTGCTTCCAAGGTGAAGCTGAGCTGTTTTGTCCCCTGGAAGCCAAGCCAAGACACTTGTGTCTTtgccacagcagggctgggtgcgATGCTTGAGCTCTGCCCTGATTTAGTGCTCACTTCCACTGTGTGcactctccagcagctccctgttgTGTCAGCTCTCTGGAGGGTGTGCTGTGCCCACTGCCTGGGCAGAGTCCcgtgtccagcctggctctggagcCCCCCGTGCTGCTCTGGCAGGAACCTCGAGCTTCCCGGCGCTGGATCCGCGCAGCGCTCGCTGCCCGCGATCCGCACAGCCacggttctgctgctgcttcccttcGAGGTGCTACAACCCCCGGCGTCTGGCCTGACAGAGACGTGTGCCAGCGGCTGTGCCAACCACTTCTCTGCTGTGTCCACGCTCTGTGCCAGCCTGCCCTCCTCCTCGGTGCCAGTGAATAGCAATACCCGCAGCTCACCAGCGATGCCGCAGCCCGCGGTGCTCCTGTGGCCCTGCACGGCCAGGGGGGACCCACCTCGGGCTCCCTCGATGCTGGGTagcccttccctgcctccccaccAGCTGCCTTTTCCCAGCTGGTCTCTGCAGAAAGGAGCTCTGAGTCCTGTGCTGCCCCTTGGTGCTGATTAAGCCCGGAGGAGTTTGGGATCCTGGGCTCTCCCCGGGCAGCGGGAGTGTGGAAGTGGTTTGGTTGAATACTGAGCTCCCCAAACCCGTTTGAACTACAGACCTGTGGTGGGTGGGGGAATGCAGGTGGCTGTCAAACCTGCTTCCACAGCCCCCAACTTGAAACACCCCCTCCCTCGTCCGCTCTCCAGCGTTGTCTTCCTCTGTCCAAGGTTTCCGTTCTGTTGGATTCGGTGGTTACGATGTGCCTTTCCTTCTCAGGACCTGTTACAAACGACCTTTCTGCTCTTGTTTATGTTTAACATTTATCTTGATCCCTCCCTCTGTCATACTATAAAACATGAACATAATGCATGGAATACAATTCAATAAAAGTGTGGCTTAACTGAGCTGcggtggctgtgctgtgctggggggaCCACGTGCTCCCACTGCAAAGGATCAGTAGGTAAGGGCTGAAATTATTGTGTTTTGTTTGAGGTCACAGGGCTGGCTGACCTCCTGATGactgtgcagagctcagggtGAGCAGGATCACAACTGGTTCCCCTCCTTTGCCAGCtgatccagccctgctctccttcaTCATTCCTCCTTGGGATTTCAGGCCAATCTCTGGGAGTTGTCCTGCAAATGAGCAAACACTCGGTGTTTGTGTCCACTGCTTTAAGATGGGCatgaaaacatttaaatatCCAGTTGCTGTGCTTGTCCAGAGCAAGGTGGGCAGGCAGGTGGCTCAGAGGGACACAAGGCacttccctgctggagccagcactccccagggctgggagcacagcctgagcaCTCAGGATCCTTGCAGGCCACTTGTGTCACTTTCCCAGTGCTCTGTGAAGGCTGCAGAGTTTGGATAACTCACATTGCCAGGGAGGTCGGTGTGGAGAGCAGTTAGGATGGGATCCAGCGTGACAAGCTGCCcccgggctgcagcaggagcctgggGTTTGCTGCTCCCGGGGGGACAGTTGGGATCTGTGGCTGGGCTGTTGCTGGTAACACACTCTGTTTACATTCCACATTCCACACAGTCCGTGCTCCGGCCTGTCCCAGCGCTGCTGCACGTtctgccgggctgggcacgCTTCCCAAACACCTCCTTGTTCCTGCCCCGACACAGCTGCCCCCCAAAATGCAGctgagagcagcctggggaggtgCAGGCAGCCAGGGGCTGGTTCTCTTCAGTCACATTTCATATTTGGGAATAATGCTGTCAAAAAGAGGGTTTTTCTAGGAACGGGAGATGCAGAGGCAGCGCTGGCAGCTGGAGGAGGGCTCCCAGAAAGGAGGGGGTGAGgagcaaggagctgctgtttGATGAGGGAAAACTTAAAATTCCTAATAAAAAGGCTCCTCTtctgggagaaatccagccaggAGCAAGAGGGAGCCCTGCAGAGGCTCAAACACCTTGGAGGTAACCATCCAAGCACCCCAATATACAAATATAACAAATATAACACCAGCACAAAACCTTCCGATGGATCCTCGGGAGCTGGGAAACCTCTGGCAGCACCAAACCTACACCGCAATTCTAGAGAAGCGTTTGGTATCGAACTTTATATTGAATTGATGATCTTGAGGTCTTTTCCtaagtgattctgtgatttattcCTCCTCAGAGATGCAGCAGGGGAACCTCCCCATTCACTGCCCCTCTTTCGAGATTGATTAAAGGGGcgaaattcaccccaaaaccgcACCGCCTGTCCTTGCAGGGAAGTGCTGCGCAggggatgctccatccctggtcGCCTGCAGGGAAGGAACTCTGGGTTTTTTGGATCAGGAGGCGATGCTGATTCTCCCTAGCAGCGCCCACCCCGGGCAGCCGCATCCCCTcacggcggggccgcggggcagGCCGGGACTCGCCGCCGCGCTCCTCCCACGGGCTGGAGGGTcccgggcggcggggccgagccgagccgagcccgTCGGAGCCGCTCCGCCGCCGGTGACGGGGCTGAGGCCGGGGGTCCCACCGGGCTCTCACCGCGCTGCCCGCctggccccgccgcccccgcccagGGGACTACACGCCCCAGAGCCCCCCGCGGCCGTGCGGCGGCGCGAGGCGCTGTGGGACTTGTAGTCCTTCGACGGGCCCAGCCCCACCCCGAGCAGCGGCCGCCGCCTCCCCTACGCACTACATCTCCCGTTGGTCATCGCGGCGCGCCCGCGGGCCGCCGGCGGAGACATTTGCGAGGCGAGTGTCTCCAAGATGGCGGCGTGGGGAAGGAGGCGCGCGGGCCCCGGCGGCACCAacagcggcggcggccgggacaggtgaggggcggccgggcggcggcgaggggcggcgggggctgcggggctgcaccgcccgccgcgcccgcggccccgcggccaGGGCGGGGGCGCCGCGAGGGGAGCGtggccgggcggggcgggcgcgggacGCGGCCGCGCTGAGGCGCGGAGGGGCCGCGGGCgctcggcggggccgggccccggGAAGGTCAGCGCGGCCTCTACCCTGGGGGCCGGGTAGAGGAGGGCCGGCCCCGCGAGGCTCCTTCCGTCCACGGCTATTTTTAAAGGCGGGGAGGGAGCGGCGAGTCCTCCAGGGTGACCTCCTTGtgccggggccgcggcgggcAGGGAGCTCGGCACCGCGCTGCGGCCGGGAATACCCACGGGAGGAAGTTTGGGAATCGCGACTTTAAGATGGGGAAAGAGACAGGGGGATATGTCACGGGGTCAGGTTCAGGAGATCTCTGAGGTCATGGAGTCCAGCCTGAGCCCGATGCCCACCCCGTCCCCCAGAGCAGAGCGCTGAGTGCCCCCCAGCCTtgccttaaacacctccagggacggtGACTGCCGCCTCCCAGGGCTGCCCATACCAGTGTTTAATCATCCTTTCTGTGAGGAAATCTTTCCAAATGTCagacctgaacctcccctggcacggCTTAAGACAGTGTCTGGTCGGACTACTTTAAAACCTGTGTGCAcagccctccacctgctgaaaatGTCTGGGTTTATCCCGCATTTCCTGACGTTGGCATTTCTTCTGTTCTGCCCCAGGGCTGACTGATGTAACCGGCAGCTGCTgaaagctgctgcagtgttcTCTGAGTTTTCCTTTGTCCTGCTGCCTCGCCTCGAAACTCTGATATCCCTCTTAATTAGAAACTCTGATATCCCCCTTCATTTGTCTCGTGGCTTTTGCTTCACTTTGTTCCCTTGCTGTGATCCAGCAGCGTTTGCTTTGATGCTGTTGAATCTGCCCGGCCAAGGAGAGCCACAAGTAGCCCTGAAAATTCTGGCACTAATGTGAACTGCAGGAATGCTGCCTGTGTTCAGGGAATTCAAAAGTAATTGAACTGGAAGGGCCAATGGAATTCCTGCATCAGCGTGGTTTAAATAAACAGCTAAGAATACCACAGTGGTAAAAGTGTCTGCAcccagtgctggcactgccccagcacgggaggTGTGGAGTTTTCATGTGGCAGACGTGTCCTCCCAGCAGAAGGGAAGAAACAGAATATGGAAAAGAACACTTAATAACTTCAATTATTCTTTCAGGGTGAAAATTGACGCAGACTTGAAAGTGAGTTGTTACTGTGTAACTTCATCCACGACCTGTACAATAATCTAATTGTTGTTGGAGGTGATCATTTTTCAAAGCTGTGATTGCTCTTGATCTTATGATCAAAAATATTCCTAAACACGAGTCCCTCCCTGAACCTGCTGCATGTGTTATTTGTCCTTTGCCAGCCAGAAGGGTATGGAAGAGAACAGAGCAGCAGATCCTCCCCTGAGCAGCGTTTCACCATCTCCATCAAAAGCTGGTCCTTCTTTAGGTGTCCCCCTGTACAAACGTGAAGGGAGGGCAATTCCAGGAGGTGCTGGGTGATGCCAGCgaggtgctgctgcctcctggcagctgcagagcaggagatgTGGATGTGCCTGAGgctgaccccaaaccacaccCGCCCGTCCTGCCGGGTGGGGTGAGCCAAGGCAGCGCTGACAGACCCGATGTCATCACACCATGACATCTGCTTTTCACAGGGTGAATACAGTTTTCTCACTCTGGGCAGGGTTCTTGTCCAGAGACACGTTCCTTTGAACTGGATGTGCTGATCCAGTTTTCCTGGTGGCTGAGCTGTCTCAAGGAGTGTTTGTAGCTGTCAGCCAGCCGCTCTGAAAGGCATCTGTGTGTCGGAGGTGGTGTGAGGAGACTCAGTACTGAGTAAAATCCTGTCTGCTGCCAGACTGGAGCagctttcatttaaaattatttttgaaaaaatagaCCAGCGTATCTGTGGAGACTGAGTCCCTTCATAAGTGACTTTATTGATACAGAGAAAGCTATAATTGGTTTAAAAATACTTCCCTTGCTAGGGGTGAATGTAAGGACGTTAATTTCAAAGGATGTTGACTGTGAactccagctggctctggtgGTGAAATAATAATGTTAAACAAAATAACCAGAAACACTGAAGGGAACCAactaaatatttgtttttcttcattctgGATAGACTCTTTAATGGAGCCTGTCTAAAGGGAATTGTTAATCTGTAGGCCAAAACAACTTTTTCATACAGAACAGACACAGGATTGTACTGGTGTTTTTGTATAGAAGGCAGCCCGGTGCCCGCCAGAGCAGTGGACAGCATGTTGTTTGTTCCCCTGGGAGATGTTCTGACAAACTCTGGAAAGAACAGCTTCCATATCATCACCacgggctgctctgtgccctcacAGAGCTCCCCTTTTGCTACCTGCACTGCTCAGATTTCTGGTGCTCTGCTTGCAGCAATGATTGACCTATTTCCATCAGCCTGGCTAATCATTAGTTGACTTAAAATTGACACCTCCTTGTTGTCTGGGGCTGGATTTGTTGTAATGgtctggtgatgttttccttagAGTTCAGGTAATGTTGTCCCTCCCTAAGGCTGCTTGAAGAGCTTCCCAGTGTTCTCCtgtcttttttcctgtttgaatTAAAGGTGCATCTTTTGAATTCAAGTCTTGCTTTATTGCCCTgcatttcctgttcttcctctgcttgaGTGCCCTTCTCAAAGCCCCAGGCCTGACAGCCCTGCTGAGGGCTTGGGCCTGTGGGGACCTTCAGCAGAGAAACAATTCTCCAGGTGTTCAGGGTGGGATGTGTTTGTGCTTTCTGTGCACCATATCCTGAGTAGAAACATACACTGGGGAATGTGACTGGGAGGTGGAATATTTCCACTGAGAATTAAAGCCAGGCCACAGCTCATTTCTTAatcttgaaataaaattaaatttcaggAAGGATTTATGTTGGAGGGAGGGAAGTTTAGTGTTTGGATTTGTCATGCCTTGACTGTTGGCTTCCTCCAGCTTGGCTGAGATGCCAGCAATGCTCCCAGACCTGCTCTGGCCATCTGTAATGTCCTTTTTCTGAGATCTTGCACAGCCAGCATGAAACCCCTcttgcactgctgagctgggctgtgtgtgctgctgtggccaggTGTTATCACACAGCTGCAAGCTTCTcccttctaatttttttaactaCTTATCAGACTGGTCTCCATTTTCAGTTAATCTGATTGTTTGGTGCTCTGAGCAAAATTCTTGCCCAGGAAAGAAAACTTTACCAAAACTTGACCTACATGTTATGGGAGGGGCTCAAAAGAACTTTTCTTTTTGTCCAGAACTGAGATAGTTGGATAACTTGAAACCCTCACCAAAAAAGTCAATCTGGCAGGTGCCATTAGGTTGAAGGCAGCAAACTCAGGAGGCTCAGCCCTTCTCCCTGCAggtgggcagtgccaggaggatgCTCAGGGTTCTCCCAGGATGTTTTCCCCTGCCTTGTTcctttgtttctgcttttgccACTTGGCACCTGGCAAAACATGGAGTGACATTGTGCCTCCTCTTTGGAATGTTACTTATTTCTTCATCCATAAAGACTGTCCAACTGACATTTCCATTTACCAGGCAGGCTGCTGTTTCCAGGGTGGAGGCAGAGAAGTGGAGCTGCTCTGAGGACTGGAACctcagaagaaattcttccctgagagggtggagaggccctggcacagggtgcccagagaagccgtggctgcccctggatccctgaagtgtccaaggcagggttggaagggaatttAAACAACCTgagacagtggaaggtgtccctgcccatggcaaggggtggaACAGGATGGACTTCGAGGTCCcttgcaacccaaaccatttcagGATTTCATGAACGTTGGAGCTGCTATTGTTCACCCTCTCCTGGTGCTCTCCCATATTCCCATGTTAGGAAGACAATCCAAATGTAATTTGAAGCTTGCTCTACAGCTTACAGACACTtctgcccctcctgctgctgcagctctgttaACAATGGATTCCTTATTTTTAACTTGGGCAATACCAAAATTTGACATTGTTGAGTTTGAAGTGATTTACATCTTGGTGTGCTGAATAGCTGAGAGTTCTGTCACATTCTCCCATCCAGGCATTCATTCAGCACCAGGAATGAGACTCTGAAAGTTCTCAAATACAGAATGCCTGAAGCTGCAGTAGAACAAATGTTTGGATGTAAGGCCTAGAACTGTTCCTACAGAACAGCTCCACAACTCTTTAACTGTGCCCTCTTATTTGGAGTGGGGAGACAGGTCCTGGAAAATCATTTGATGGAATAATACTAACAATTGCTTTTAGGCTCTGCTCTGTCAGGTAAACAGCCTATGAGGCTTCTGTGCACCTGGCAGCATGTTATGTCTCTGGCATTAGGTGCTCTCTGGTTATTCACTATTCTTTTAAGCAAAATGGAGTTTATATCAAATCCCACACTGGGTTAGTGGTGGATGCCAGCTCCGAGTTgcttgcacagctctgcagttgTGTTTGTCATGGCCAGGGTGGGTGAGAGGCTCCAAAAGGCAAACTCAAGCACGGCCTCCAGTGTTTGAGCAAATCCAGCTGCTTTGCCTGGATTTGTTGgtgtgcagctgctgtgtcAGGAGAGTTGTCTCTCTGAAGTCCTCAGCTGAAACCTCCTCAAGCCCACATATCTGTGTCTCTTTCTGTATCATCTGAAATCCAAACAGTTTTCAGCTTTCCAtgctccagggacagccagtTCTTGTGTGGAAATAATACATGATAACCCCACTTCCCTGTGCAGAAATTGAGACTTGCTGCCTGCTTTGCTGACTCTTCACATGTCCTATTTAAGCAGATATCTTTTTTGGATTGGCTGTTTTGCCATTTGCAGCTTCAGCACTATGATAGAGATTTATTCTGATTTTAGAGGACTCTTTTGGAGAAACAGCACAGTTGGGGGGCAGACTCTTTCAGGGACAGAGCCTTTGTGCTGTTCAGTtcccagtgattttttttatttttcccagcaGAACATACTTTAAATTCTGCTTGTTTTGGCATTggaggccaaaaaaaaaaaaatcatgtgctTTTCTCAACTTTATTGTTATAaagccccagagcctggcaagcCAGAAAATTCCAGAGGAGATGGACAGTGCAGCCTCTGGCCAGTGTTGGATCCCTGCTGACAGGTGGCTGTTTGTGGTGTGGCCCTGCATGTGCAGTGATGAAAAAAAGGGGTGTTCAGAGGGAAGAACAGGCAAGAGCTGAGCAAGGAGAAATGAGGCTGGTGGGTTAGTGCCACCTGTCCTGGtgctgagcctggagaaatCCCATGTAATGGAGATCCTGAGTTCCTGGAGTTAGAAGCTCAGTTCCCATGGCTCTagcacaggcagggaaggaCTGGCTCCCTTCATCCCTGTTTTCCCAGTGATGACAGGAGATGTGGAATGACAACTGTGCTGTGCCTAAGCCTCTGGGAAGTTCTCTGTTGAACTTGGATTCTGCTTCTCTGTTTTGCCCACCCATCTGCATGTTCCTAGGTATTACAAAACACTGAAAGTGCTCCTTGCtggaaatattaattttgtctGGAGAGTCGAGTTAGCACTGGCTTGGCTTCCAGCTTGAAAATGCCTTTCAGCAATAGCTTTTTCATGAAGTCATTGTGCCCTAGCAGAGTGGTTTCACAAAGTCATGGGTGGTGGTGAGCAGTTACCTTAAGCCTCTATATGTCTTTTGCAATGAAACTGGAATTTTTGATTTGGAGGAAGCTGCACTTGGAGCAGCTGTTATCAGGGAAAAGAATCCTTGGCAGAAACCATGGCCAGCTGTGTCCTTGGTGTCACTGTAACACCTGCTTAACTGTTTTCTTGTTAGAAACGCCTTATATAGATCCtgtccttaattttttttctctaaatacCTCTTAATTCACTGCAGAACATCAGAGCCCACCATATCCTGTGCTGAAAGGGTTAATGGTAATTTTCCCAACAATGTCTGACAACTCATTGCCCTGAAGAAGCCCCTGGCATGCATGGAATTAaggtggatttttatttttctttctaccCATGAACAGGCCAAGGGGGAAATGCACTGCAAGAACTCAATAACTGCATTGTAACTTGAGTTTTCCTTGTAGGTTATATAAATTCCAGCTGGATTTTTAATGAAACTGCTTATGACTGTGCTTTGGGAGAGGGTGGTGCCTCTCAGGTCCTGCTGGTTGATGTCTGCTGCTGTTACAAACCAGCCATGTCTGCAACAGCTTGTAATTTAACAATATTCTTGATTACAGCTGGCCACTGCTCAATCCCCTTTGCAGCCTGAGTGGAGCTGCACATTAAGGATAATGTTTGGCAACAGCAGCTTGTGAATGTGTATTTTTCTCCCTTATTTTCCAGTGCATGCACATAAGTACCACGGTACTAATGGAGCAAAAAGTGCTCGTTCTGTTCTCCACATCAGCAGTGTGTTCCTCCCAGTATCACAGGGGTCTAATGCTGCTGGGATGAGGCTGTTTTGTCTGCTGTGATTAGGTCAGATGTGTGATTTGTTCTCCTTCTGCTAAAGGAATCTGCTAGATATTTTTATCTTTGCTAGGCCACGTGCTCAGTTTTGCTCTGGTTAAGCACAAGTATGCCAGAAATATTCATTTTTGCATAGAAGGGAGGATTTTGCCTGGTTCTGATGGACAGGTTTTTACCCTTTCTCAGAGCAGGTGAACAGTCAGAATCCTATTTCTTAGCAGTCTGTACATGAAGGTAGCTGCAGATATAAGGTGATGTGGTGAAGGGGGTGGAGGGAAGGTGGAAATTGATGTGACATCAAGTAGCtgaaagctgctgctccagTACAAGTTCCCTGAATCCTCTGAGTAGGCAGTCTGCTCGCAGGTGAAGTGAGCAGCTCTTTCTTCACTGTTTAAGCAGTACAAAAACTTGTTCATGTCTTGCTTTGCTGCATCCCACTTcaggagagggagggaagcATTCTGCCACAAACTGAACGCTCTGCTGCCTCTTCACCTTCCCTTTCAGCAGTGTTCCTTGGCCATCCTTGTTGGATTTACCATGGATTTACTAGGCTGTGTTAGGAGGACTGAATAGTGAGCTCCATCAGAAAGCAAATGTATTCATCTGGAGAGGCTTCCAGAGCAGCTTGTCCTCCTGATCACTGAGCTGCTTGTCTTGGTTGCTGTGAAAGCTCCTGAAGTCTGTGGGGTTTGTTCAGTGATGTGTTGTGTCACTAAGGTGTCAGTGACACTTCTGCTTGGGTATCAGTGtgagaaattatttcaggaTTTTTACAAGACCCTGTTTCTCAAATTGTTCTAGATCCTCCAGATTAGGAAAAGGTAAGAAAAATATGTTGCCTTCTTTTGGGATGAATTGCTGTACAGCAGGAATAATCAGCTGATGTGCAGTGGAGCTTGAGTTGAGAAGCTGCTGGTTGTGAAACCGAGGCAGTGACCTTGAGGGGCTGCCCTCACTCGGGGCActtctgtgctgctctcccatcCGGGCGGGTGAACAGCCCGTCCTTCAGCCCCGTCGTTTTAATTCTCCATTTCCCCTCACCAGGGTGACCTTGTCCTCCACGGACTGTTACATTGTGCACGAGATCTACAACGGGGAGAACGCCCAGGACCAGTTTGAGTACGagctggagcaggctctggaGGCGCAGTACAAGTACATCGTGATCGAGCCCACGCGCATCGGGGACGAGACGGCGCGCTGGATCACCGTGGGGAACTGCCTGCACAAGACGGCCGTGCTGGCGGGCACCACCTGCCTCTTCacccccctggcactgccagtaGATTATTCTCACTACATCTCCCTGCCCGCCGGAGTGCTGAGCGTGGCTTGCTGCACCCTCTACGGGATCTCCTGGCAGTTTGATCCCTGCTGCAAGTACCAGGTGGAGTACGATGCCTATAAACTTTCGCGCCTGCCCCTGCATACGCTCACCTCGTCCACTCCCGTGGTGCTGGTGAGGAAGGACGACCTGCACAGAAAGAGACTGCACAACACGATAGCACTCGCTGCCCTGGTGTACTGTGTAAAGAAGATCTATGAACTCTATGCTGTATGACTTcagcagggaagagagaaaCCCACAAAGACAAGTGTATTAAGACTCCCACAGtaacattttgtttttcctctttgagAAGCGGTGGAGACTGGGAAGGATTTGGTTTGATAGAGctgttatttttcaaataacacatCACTGGTGCACCAAGGTTTTTCAGCTCTTCGTTACACTTGAGATGTGGATGTGTGGTGACTTGAGATCCGTATGTTAGGCCAGGGGAGTCCAATCCAGCAGCAGAATGTCAGTGAAAGAAAGCAATAGAAAGAAGGGGTGTGAgagctgctttctttttttttttccttttttttcctttttttttttggggaaacATTTAAGTATATTGTTTAATTGTATTACACAGAACCAGCCAGAAGTTATCATTGACCATTAAAGGATGAGAATTTCAAATGCTCTCGCTCTCTTGTCACTGTTATCAAAGTGATATCACTTTAAGTGTCCAGGTACAAACACATTCTGCTCAGTTCTTGTAGAGTTCTTCCTAAGGTGGATACATCTCTGAAATGCCTTGAGCCAcatgcagggctgggggctgccaaGGTGGGAGTTCACCTGTCCTACCTTTGTGCTGTGCCCTGACCACACAATTCCACTGCTTTTACCTGGAACACAGGAGCTGCTTGCTCCTGCTGCAAGGCATCCACGTGAGTGCACCCTGTAGCTGTGTTACCTGAAATTTTACAATTCAGTCCTGTGCATTAATCCATTTTTTAGCTCTAAACTCAAAATCTTGTTCTTAGAGTGGGAAGCATTTACTGTTCTGTGACA carries:
- the TMEM11 gene encoding transmembrane protein 11, mitochondrial isoform X1, with amino-acid sequence MAAWGRRRAGPGGTNSGGGRDRVTLSSTDCYIVHEIYNGENAQDQFEYELEQALEAQYKYIVIEPTRIGDETARWITVGNCLHKTAVLAGTTCLFTPLALPVDYSHYISLPAGVLSVACCTLYGISWQFDPCCKYQVEYDAYKLSRLPLHTLTSSTPVVLVRKDDLHRKRLHNTIALAALVYCVKKIYELYAV
- the TMEM11 gene encoding transmembrane protein 11, mitochondrial isoform X2: MFSLEFRVTLSSTDCYIVHEIYNGENAQDQFEYELEQALEAQYKYIVIEPTRIGDETARWITVGNCLHKTAVLAGTTCLFTPLALPVDYSHYISLPAGVLSVACCTLYGISWQFDPCCKYQVEYDAYKLSRLPLHTLTSSTPVVLVRKDDLHRKRLHNTIALAALVYCVKKIYELYAV